Within Pygocentrus nattereri isolate fPygNat1 chromosome 17, fPygNat1.pri, whole genome shotgun sequence, the genomic segment tatttcTGATTCAAATATGGAggttaaagaaaaaagctgctggACTGACCTTTGAAACTGCTACATAAAGCTGCCTGGGTTCACTGACATTATATGGCTGGTAAAAGGCATTATGTATAAACACATACTGTATCTATACCTATTAGCTGCCTGCACACACATCATTAATCAAAGCACTTTAAAGGCCTCGTGCACTGGCAGTGTGAAAATGAGTGAGCAGCAGAACATACCTTCAAATATTTTCCATCATGAACACACCCGCAGTCCTTCAGAGGCACACACGCATCACCGTCCCACACAAATCCCTCATCACACTGGCAGCCCTCCAGACACGCCTTCGGACATCTGCTCCCTAGCCAGGTGAGGCTGGCACAGGTGTTGACGCAGTTGTCGGAACAGAGTGAATAGTGGCTGTTAGCTGGACATCGGGCAGCTGCGATTAAATGACATACagaatattgttttatttgatcACGATGAAAAGGTCACAAATCCTTTTCCATTCAATTCAGTCAAACTGGTTTGGGCCAGTATGTCAGTTCAGGTCAATTCAATATGATATTTCAGAAACTAGCAGAGTCGCTACTTAGAGATGATGAGGCAGTTATATGTAGTAAGTAGTCGGGGGTGAACTGCCCTCAACTGGCCAGAGCTGAAATAGCTTCATTATGCTAaaattaaagggctcatattttACACTTTTGTCCTACACATCTACTTAGAACTGTGTTAGTTTACATACCAAACTTAGTcactattcatttttacatgaccattttcaactCCTTACAACTTACAACTCCATATAAAATTGATTGTttgggctaaactgttgtagacTAATGTGGATGCATgcacatgtatttgttttagtgacaaaatcacaaaattggttcattcaaaatggactgttttgcatttgttttcaaATATGCACTGTAcatgtgtaaacacacacattatatatatatatatatatatatatatatatatatatatatacgtatatattgctgctgtcagaagaaaacctctacattttgtacatttttttttttttttttagtttttgacatttaaaaatgcctgttgtcatTGACATTgtatgtaagtttcatgatgcatggaccAAAGGAATCAACCCAAAattgtttggaaaaaaatgttgttccattgacatacattaaaagtaaagtaagtttttttcttatcctgtaaagttaccaacaaatttttgttccaacaactgCAATATGCTGTACACTGGTGAGCAAGCAGTATATTATGACACTTTGACAATGTATATCAAAGCacatttggttttccatgatatcaGCCCTTCAACTGATATGAATAAcgtgaaaataattaaaagtgtctaatttgtaaattgtaaaatggcagatgttttattttatttttttagactgGCTACTCGGGCTGTGTTATTGCTTTTCAAGGGAACCTCGGTTTTCTCTTGCCAACAAGTTCTAacttttttaaatacagtattcattgtttatttgcCAAAGCATGTTGTGGATGAAGCTTTCACATGAggtaagaaacaaaaataaatttgatcaaaaacttcatcagatttttaCACAAGTCCTAAtggtagataaagagaaccattaaacaaatgagacaataTGTCATATCTGTGAGGGGCAAAAGGTTCACatcctttgctttcagtatctggtgtgaccagCTTGTACAGCAATAATGGCAACTAAACATTTTTGGTAAATGGCGATTAGTCCTGCATAGCAGCTTGGTGGGCTTTTAGCCTTCTGTACAAAACTTCATCACGTCTTCAGCTCTgttatgttggtgggtttcctcccatgaactgctgcttcaggtccttccacagcATTTCTGTATGAtcaaggtcaggactttgacttttGAGTCCaaatcattaactttattcttctttaaccattctttggttGAATGACTTGTGTGCTTATGGTTGTCTTTCTGCATAACCCACATTCTGTTGAGTTTCAGCCCACAGACAGATGTcctgacctttttttttcagaatttgctagtataattcagaattcattattccatcaatgatggccaAGATACAGCAAAACAGGCCTAAACCATGATACCATGAAAGAGCAACAACTCTTCCTCAGGAAGCTCCTTTGTTTGTCCCGTGATATGCTTCCACAAACGTGTTGTGAAGATCAGACTGTGACAGATcgctgttctttaaataaaacaggatgGTCACTCACACCTTAATGCCATTCCATTGATTAAAAATCCCTGGTTTTAATTTCATCTTCAAATTATCTGCTAATcctaaaggttcacatactcATAGATTCGTAATATTGGATAATTttgttcaataaataaataatgtctaATATGTTTGTCTcgtgtttaatttggttctctttatctactgtTCAgatttgtgtgaaaatctgatgaagttttagaTCAAATTTacgcagaaatatagaaaattctaaaggttTCACAAACTCCCAAACACCACCGTGTGTCCCCAAAGCATTAAATGTTTCTAATCTAGTAAACTAATCATCTAGTAATTGCTAAGATCAGGAGGCTCAGGACACACAGTTGCCCTTGTCTATACTAAATAGACATTCTTTCGGCCCccaacacaaactaaactaaatccAAGATTGAATTGTGAAAACAAAAGTCTGACAAAAGTGTttttataaaatgcaaaatacattatgaccacctctttgtttctctgcacattgtccattttatcagaagcAATGATTACATTATGCCTGATCAGTTTAAATAACTTCTTATCAACAATAACGACAATAATCACAATTAAGTACAATAAAGACTTTGAATGATGCTCAACCAGACAACAGGAACAGATTTTATAACATGGTTTCTGAAGGACACTCACGGCAGAAGGAGCTGTTTCTCCAGGCCTGGATATACAGTCCTGCTCGCTGGCAGATAGAGGCGTAAGCTTGAATGCTCTGGCAAAGTGCAGTCAGGCTCCCGTCCATTATGAACATGTCAAACAGACAGTTATTCACATATGCCAAGGGATCCACCTGCTTGTGGCAGCTACTGAAAGGACCAGCAGGCAATGAGATAAGTCCACATGAGTCGTTTCCACGGTACAGTGCCGCTTTGGCTGCCTCATACTTTGGACAAATCCCCTCGCAGCCTCCACACGGTACACCAGGGGGCGCCAGCATCCAAGCCTGTCCAAACGCATCCACACTAGTGGTTTGGTTACCACTGGGCAGTAGGAAGTCATCAGCAGGGTTGCCATTGTAGTTACCACATAATCCACACATGCTGTTGTTATAGGTAGATGGTACTTTGATTTCTGCATGGTTTGTAGTATAGAACACCTGCAGCCCAAAGTCAGTTTGCAGTCTGACACCAAAACCCAGTCTGGTCAGCAAGATTCTGCCATCCAGTGCTGTGGGAAGGTTTATAATTTCACTGTTCACCtggcaaaaaaggaaaattcagACAATATGATAGCAGTTTACCAGCGAGTAGGTGGTCATTTAGCATATGTTGCTAACTTCATTAGAAACCCTTCACTTGTAGCTCCAACTtactggtgtacagttagagactgcgGCTCATCTTTTAAGGTTTGTCTGTCAttctctagaccttcatcaatGCTCAATTTCAGACCAAAGAGCCAATCTGGGCTGGCTATTTTTAGGTggtcaacctagcagtgacactgatgtgtaaGTGACTCAAGTGACATCATTTACACTCTGATACACTCACACTAGCACACACACCACTGCCATGTCAAtgccactgctgtgctgagaatcgttcaccacacaaacaatatctggtcagcagcggccctgtgatcagaaactgaccaatgatggaTGGGGTAGAGTGCAGCTGATAACACAGATGTGTACATACATTGTGGACCTATAATGAAGGTAGAGCTCatatagtggacagtgagtacaGGGTGGGGATTCCTAATAATGTGGATGGTGAGTGTATTTAccaaaacattataaacataaatGCAATATGATGATTGAACAAATGCTTCCAATTCTCTAAAATAAGCTGTCACATCTGAAATCTGGTCTATTTGTGAGTTTAGCCTGTTCAGAAAGTGCTCTACTGCATCTAACACCAACACAGTAGTTGGTGTCTGCACCACTAGGGGGGCTGTGTAAAGAGTCTTTAGCACTCACCCTCATTCTCCACTCTCCACTCTCATCTTGTCTGATCTTGATAGTGAAGTTATAGACAGACACGGTCACTGCCTTGACCGCAGATGCCCATCCAACACTTTCATTCTCTGTTTCCACAGAAAAATAAACCAGTTTCTCTCCAGCGTTCGTGCACACTTTGGCCAGAGTGTAAACGCAGACACCTTGAAAGTCAAACATCCGACCATCGAATGATGTATAATGAGGGTCTCCCGTGACCAAGCAGCTGCTGTATCCATTTGGATGGCACCCCAACACCCCATCTATAACACCACACATCTCCCCCAGCCCACAGCTGGACTTCTGGCACACAACTGCTCCATTTTCAATACATTCGCATCTCGTCTGACACTGCACATCTGTGTAGAACACCTGGCGCTTCTTGTAATATCGACCTCCATAAAAGCAGCCACATTCAGCCAGCGGCACACAGGTTTGACCACTGAAAACAAAGCCAGGGTCACACCGGCAGCCCTCAGCACAGGGTCTTCTACAGGTAGAGGAGAGACTGGCACAGGTCTCCACACAGCCTGGGGCACAGAGGCTGTACTGGCTGTTGGCTGGGCAGGACAGAGCTGTAGAAATGAACAGGACAGTGTAAATCAGGCAGGAAAGAGTTCTGTACAagcacacaaataaacatataaagtATTAATAAATGAACCCTTTAAATTCCAAAGGCTGGTGAGTGGGTCTACACTTTGTGTCATCACACTTGTAACTACATAACTTATGCATTAGTCTCAgaggagatactgaataattcatagtatttgaataatttattgtagtCACTGTATAATTCATTGGTGAATGATGTATATGAGTCCTTGAATTATTTCTaatagttacagaataattcatagtagttactgatcAATTtgaagtagttactgaatgctTTATATTAGTTATGGAATCACTTGTAGCAGTTATTTAATATATAgtcaaatgcaaatgtttaagctccctggtcaaattgcatattttgctgaaaatagttaatacatcctctacagagaacacacttctgcatactTTAATGCacattcactgtttatttgatataatatttaaaatacaaaatttaaaatgtgtacTGTGAAAAGTTAGAAAACATAATGGCACACTATGGTACCGTACTAAAAACTGACAAATTCATGGTAGTTACCTATAATCtgttgtagttactgaaaaattcatattaGTTACTAATAATTTGTATTAGCTACTGATAAATTCATATCAGTTACTgaaaattcatagtagttacttaataatttatagcagttattgaataatttatatcaattactgaataattcacaataCTTACTGAATAACAGGTCTAAAAATTTATAACTGAATTATAAGCCGGTAGTTTTTATAAAGTTACAACCACAAACGTGCAGTATTGGTTAAAAGCTTGGAAATACCTGAATTAATCTTTTTTATGAAGATGTATTGAtctaaaagtttatttttaaatgttttaaatttatttctaGGAGAAATATACTGTAAATTGTGAAAATAGTGAATTAATGCTATATAATGAGCTTGTAAAGATGGACTGAAtttgtttaacttttttttggcCATCGCTTAATTCCACATATGCTATTTAGCTGTGCTTTTGAGTTGTATTAAATGcaggaaataataaaaattaaaaaagccTTTTGAAGAGTATGTGCCATGCTTGTGTTTGGAGTTTGTGAATGCAGTTGTGTTGTACTGAAATGCAGAGTTCTAACTACTCACAGCAGAAAGTGCCGTTTCTCCAGGGTCGGACAGCCACACCTTTACTCTGACAGGCCGAGACATAAACTGCTATAGAGTCACACAGCACACTCTGGCGCCCCTGATATTGGCAGGTATCGAACACACAGTTAGCTGCATAGGGTCTAGGGTCGACCATGGCATGGCACTCTTTAAATGGACCTGTCTGGTCTGTGATGATGCTGCAGTTGCGCTGGGCATCCTCCTTCTGCGTACCTGAGCAATTAAAGCACTGTGTGTTCTGGCAAAGAGCTGAGCTGCAATCAGGTGTGCTGCCAACCTGCCAGCTTTGGCCCAGTGCCATGTCATTAGGTGCTATGGTGCCATTTGGCATGGTGAAGTCATCCTGACTACTGCCATTGTAGTTTCCACAGAGGCCACACACAGCTCCACCATATACACTGGGCAGAGACACCTGGAGCCTGCCAATCCAGTCAAAAGTCACCTGCAGGCCAAAGACTGTCTCCAGGACAACAGTGATCCCACTACGATAAACCACAAGCATGTCTCGCATCTCGAGAGGGAGATCCGTGAGCAGGCCTCCaaactaaagaaaataaaacagaaccaaATTAATCCAAGTAATTCCACTACATTAAGCCACACCAAATATAGCTGTCAGTAAACTTAAGTGGCTTTTTCACACATCTGACAATCTGGAAGTGTTATACAGTATTGTAAGATTCACACataaaagtgtgtaaaaatatgCCTGTTTAGATTTAAGTAAGTATAATTCAATtgccactgtgaacattttggCCACATACTGCTGAGGAACAAAAGCATAGCATTTAATAGGTCTGATATCAGTTGGATTGAAAGGAAGATTTAAAGGaaattcattagttaagtataaAGAAACAATGTTAACCACAGTTTGTTGTTAATTTGTTGTCAGATTTCAGTGTGAATCATGTTAATTGTGGATTATTACCTGTAAACTATAATTTagtttaaacatttacagtcCAATAACAAGGATGGAATAcattgtattatttttcatCTAAAATTTGATTGTACTTCATACTCTTAATGTGGGTTACTGTAAGACACAATCCTTATGACACCAAGGAAACCAGATAAAGTTGTGATGAATGACAATGTTCTGatgttgatggaatatattttatgtatagtGAAATGATGCACACATTCATGTGTAGACATAGAGGTTGACAATAAGTAGTTTTTaagcatattgttgctgtcctaTGAAAAACACATGTCTCAGTTTTTTGTGATTGTTTTTgtatcatttgagctcagcagttGTCCTTTAGACtatgtggaaatttcatgatgaatggaccaatagaaatgctcccaaattgcttagaataaaatctcttttcactaaattacattgaaagtgtttttgccctctcctgtaaagttactattatgGATATTGTCATATCGCGCATACTGTggattatcttttttttctttaaaccgGTCAAACAAAGGTTATGCTTTAGAGTTTCTGAAAGCTGTATCAGTATTTTGGAATATTATgttttctaaatgagttaatccTGGTAATGAGCTTATGGTTTCTGCCTGTCTGGGAAACTCATATGCTTGAGAGAACATCTCTCTCAAAATCATTCCCTAGCCACACAAAatcttttctatttttattttttgaggcATAATCATTTATAAATAGTTTGTTTTATTGGCAGCAGCCATAATTTACTTAGCAATCACGAGTCATCACAACAGCTGATAACACTACCAGTGcttatgttaatgttacagtGAAATTCTGAAACACGTTAAAAGTGAATTCTGACTAAATCTGTTATGATGCAATTAGCCTTGTGTTTGACCAAAACGAAGGCTCTGGATCTTGTGCTGGAGTGAGGTGGATATTTGTCAGTTTGTGTAAATAAACTCTGCCTGGGAGACTGTAAAAACGAAGGAAAAAAATCTCTAGGGCCAAATTTATATTATCCAAAATTTGAAATGCTGTGGCCAGAGGCAAAGGACCACCATGTTGACCACTATACACATTTGATTTGGGGATGCATTAATACTGATACTGGTTATTGTTGTCACTCTCACCCCTCAAATAGCTGGGGCCCAACTAgaaggcccaaagttttattacacacttctataacctaagactAGCTTAGTCAGTTTGCACTGAGCTTCCTGTACTTGATGAATAATAAGTCATAATACGTAAAAaggctgggattttaaggggttacatTTTCAGCCATGGCATATTCCCACCTGACATTCACTGTGTGATGTGAACCTGTTTCTaagcacacacaaatacactcacaaCCATTTCCTCAATATATGTCGAGGCATGTAAGCTAGAAAAATGGAGGTAAAAAAAGTCTTTATGTGCAGAACCAAAGTCCATATATGCTGACTTTCATCTCTTTAACTAAATACAACTTTGAAATCTAAACTTTAATatcatgattttttaaattatgcttGTAAAATACAGTCTCTCTACAGAGATTAGATTTTCCTCCCTATGTACATCACCGTCTGCTTTTATGTTCCTTGCACAGCGTGGCATAAGTTAGCATGGCTGTTGTTTCTCAGCATTTTTGCTCAGTACTCGGGTGTGCAGtggttattttgaatgaaacagctttattagaaactgtTTATAGACAAAGCTACCTGTACGGCTACATTTCACTTTGCATGTCAACTGAgtgttttcatacagtgtgagAATAAAAATCGTAGGCCTTGTCCATACACGGTGTCCTACTCAAACATATACTGTGACTCACTAAAGATTTCTAAAATCTCACAGTGTATGTATCAATTTTGCGGACATTCAACTATAGCTCTTAACTAACTCTTAAAGATAACTATTTAGGTCCAATGCACTTATTTACATTAATATCTACATAATTCTAACTTGGTATGGTATCGCAATTGGTATCAGCAAGTACTTAAAAACATGTACAAGTTCTGAACTGATGCATCCCTTACTTGAATCAAGTTCATTCAATTTGTTTTCAGCGCAGCATGTCTGTTTCACATTGTCCTGTACTCACCAGTATTTGATAAGGATGCTCTCTAGTCATGATGATCTTAACACCAAACACAGACACCATCACCGTCCTGGTCAAGCTCACTGCTGAGCTTCCACGGTGCTCATTCTGCACAGTAACATTAAAAGGCACGAGATCCGTTCTGTTAGAGCATAGCGCCACCAGCTGGTACATGCAGGAACCCTGAAAGTCATATAGCTGTCCATCAAATGTACGGTAATGAGGGTCACCAAATACTTCACACGTAGCACTGCTGGAGGCCACACACATTCTGACGCCATCCACTACAGCACATATCTCCTTGGCTGAGCATGAGTCTTCACGACACACCACCACACCGAGCGTGGAGTCGCACACACACCGCCTCCGACACTTCTCATCTGCCCAGAAGCTCTGGCCCTGCTGGTAGTAACGGCCCTCATAGAAGCAGCCACACTGGTCAGCAGGTAAACAGGTGCTGCCACTGAGGAAGAAGCCGGGATCGCAAACACAtgcttccacacacacacctgtgcaGTTGGGTTGCAGCTGCATAGAGGGGCAGGTCGAATTACATGGAGAAGCACAGGCCTCATAGTGACTGTGCGGCTGACATCTCATAgctgagggagagaaaagaggtgGTAAGTGCTACTTGGAcaactttctttttcttagaTTAAAGTTATCACACCCAAGCTGTGTCCTGGACCTTATACTTCAAAGGCATTTCTCATTGTTCACAACTAGGTTGGTTTCTATCCATGAAATGGAACCACACTGCTTTATGTAATATTGTCAATTGTTATATTCATCCCCCATCTATGCATTACAATGCTTTAGCCTTTTAAATTCTGCATGTGGTTAGGTccacatttcattttctcattgTCATAATTTCACATTACTTTCATTGAAGTATTATTGAAGTAGCTACAGAATAGATCATAGTAATCACTCAGTAATAGACCATTTAAATGGCGAGGGCCCAACTAGGAGGCCCAAAGTTTTGTTACACACTGTTATAGCCTAAGAAGAGCTCAGTCAGTTTCCAATGAAGctactgtagttactgaataataaaccttagtgtgcaaaaagcctgggattttaaggggttaaacttcCTGCCTTAGTATGTTACAACCAGTCAAACACTGTGTTATATTAGCCTGTTTTTaagcacacacaaaaacactcacTACAACTTGCCTAATATGTGTCAAGACATGTATGCTAGAAAAACCAACTTaaaaaagtcaatatttgcagaAGCAAAGTCTGTAAATTCTGATTTTAACCAGTTTGACTGAATGTAATTGCAAAATCTAAACTTTAACatagtgatttttatttatttttatactattttgtctttgtaaaatAGTCTGTAGAGAGGCTGTGGTGTCCTACCCATGTCCTGCCTGTAGCACCTGAATAATATGCCTGGGATTATAAAGGGTTAATCCCACtcttaataacttaataataaatgtgtttaacTATTTTGGACTATCCTGGAATCTACATGTCTTCTTGATTATTTTGGATTTTTGTGGAATTGCTTGAAAATGTGATAATTAATCATATTTGTATGCTGTCTTTGTGTGAGATTGAAGTGCTCGTCTGCTGTGGCAGTTAACAATGCATGCTCTCAGTGCGAGACCAGAATGCAGCTTGCGTTGCGTTGCATTATGAAATGCGCTGTGACACATTTTTGAACACAACTGTGCATGAAAGCCTGTCTGCGTAGCTCGAAGCATCTGCGTTCGCGTCCGTGCGTGAAGTATGTTTCAGGCCTAACAGGAAATCATGAGTCACAACATCTGCAATacaaatattgccattttatttactatccaaactaATTTCTTTGAGtactacactcaccggccactttattaggctcagttgcttgttagcacaaatagctaatcagccaatcacatggccataactcaatgcatttaggcatgtagagctggtcaagacaacttgctgaagtgcagaccgagcttcagaatgggggaagaaaggtgatttaagtgactctaaacgtggtgtggttgttggtgccagacgggctggtctgagtatttcagaaactgctgatctactgggattttgacgcacaaccatctctagggttcacagagaacggtctaaaaaagagaaaatatccagtgagcggcagttgtgtggatgaaaatgccttgttgatgtgagaggtcagaggagaatgggcagactggttccagatgatagaaaggcaacagtaactcaaataaccatcaaaatctctgaggaatgtttccaacaccttgttgaaagtttgccacaaagaattaaggcagttctgaaggcaaaagggggtccaaccttttactagcaggtGAGTGCATTTCGCCTTATAATGCCCCGCATGCATATTTCCAccataaatagataaaaatgcCTTATATCAAAAAGGATTATctaaaaatgaatacataaataaataaataaaacaaactatgTTTAAGGCAATgaatttataaccattttgtgtaatagctTTATGTGACGGAGCTTTTAGAGTcattaattgtgcagaaattttaaaagaacagtGAAATTTCCCAATAGAGATTAAATTCAGCTGCTTCATTCAGATGCAATACATATACAGATACAATATATAATGTTTGTGCATTTAACTACATGAATTACTGCCGAAGCAATTACTTCTGCAGTGCCTgtgaaaagtttggggacacctcgcctttttaacattttgattTTCCCTATCACATTTCAGCTAACTCCTATGGCCCAAAGGTGGAGTGCTGATGAGGGCTGACATCACAGCAAGAGGATGAAATGTGTGGCCTTTGGCACTGTCCCAAAAGATGCACTGtaacaaacatcacatttttaataaaaaaaaaaagtttctttaagTGAACCTGCCTATTTAACGTTTAGTGTGTTAAGCAAATTGACAAGTAAAATagactgacttgcattaaaaaccgTTTTGAAAAGGTTGGTATCCTCAAACATTTGATGCACAATATACATTGAAATCCAGGACACTTACGACAGTTGAATTTCTCTCTCCAGCCAGTAATGACGATCCCTTCAAGGCGGCATCTGCTAACGTAAGCTTCTAGGGCATCACAGAGCAGCATGGGGTTTCCGTTATTGAAGTATAAATCATACACACAGCTCTGCTGGAACACTGCAGGATCCACTTTAGCATGGCAGGGTGTAAAAACGTCCAAGCTTGTGGACGTCAGGGCACCACAGTAAGCATCTGTGTTATACAGCTTCTGTTGGTCAGCTGAAAACATGGGGCAGTCTCTCTCACAGCCATCGCTGCAGTTAGCCTCAGATTTGTTTGATTTCCAGCTGCTGGTCCACTGAGCCACTGTGGCCTGGGGAACACCAACCGGGTCTCTTAGTTCATCGTTTCGGCTTCCGTTATAGTTTCCACACAGGCCACACACACGGTTGTAGTAGCTGCTGGGCAGCTGCAGGTAAAGGAGAGAGTTCCAGTTGTAACTCACTCGCAGGCCGAAGTCTGTTTCCATGATGGCAGATGAGCCAACCTGCTTGACCCTCACTCGGCCACCAAGAAGCACCAGAGGCAGATAAAGCCTCTCTCCATTCACCTGCAGACACAAATCAACCAACAAAGATCTACCTCAAAACAATCATTACTTAATCAGGGGTTAGGTGCATCATGGCCATCTCAAGTtatatcatatataaatattcacTTAAGTGACTGTAAATTTGGGCTGCATGATTATCTGAATAACattaattatgcaaaataaaaactgaacgATTAAATGTACTCAAATCTGCTGAGTGATTTGTTTGAACACCAAGAAATGACTAAAATCAGCATTGAGTGtttctctacactcttaaaaaaagatggttctgcaagggttctttagtaaagacaatggttctatatagagccagatcaaaaatatatagatcaaaaattttttttgcatcatgtaacttattcagaatgatggagaatgtgctgtgggtTGTTCTacgcagaacctttttgaaaagggttctatatagcacccaaaagggttcctcaattgttgcaagcttgtaacaatagaaaaaccctttttggtcctatatagaaccattttgaaaaggaaaccatctacaacacattctgaagaacttACTCATGATGCAAATGACCATTTATCTATGTaaagagtgttcatggttcaatatagcatcattttctttactgaagaatccttgatgaaccatcttttttaagagaatttatttggcattaaaatacttaaaaagcATTAAATTGAATTTGCTAGTTCTTGTAGGTTCCCTTGATAATTTGTACTGTAATTTCACAGGTTTCTTTCTCATGGTTAGAAACTATACAATTTCTGCACAGTATGTTATTGTTTAGTTAAGTTTTATTGTTTGgccttaaaaaaacacaaatcgtAGAATTTATTGTCAGATTACTTGACTACTAATATAATCTGACAACCATTACAGGAGCCTTATCCTTAACAGGAGACTCCACACTGAACTGCATCTTTGCACTCATTGCaatgttattatattttatgtccTAGTATTATTGCACTATTTATATTCACACAGTCTGTTATAGCACTATTCATGTTTGCACTGACAGttactgcacatttttttttcctctgcatACTAATCTTTtgacatattgctgctgtcagaaaaaatcCTTGTGTCTCCAGaacggtcactttacaggagaagcaaaaaacatactt encodes:
- the LOC108440475 gene encoding IgGFc-binding protein — encoded protein: MWVVCRNISCGLYELCAVVNGVRGCQPVGKAVCEAAGDPHYTSFDGLHFNFQGTCRYTLSQACGLQGTDLVPFSVEVENERWPYGAFKVSVTKQVSLAVFGHTFVLRQNMAQILVNGLLTNLPWSLNGSKVQISKEGINYVMTTDFGLRVTYNLLYYVTVTVPSTYRNKTCGLCGNFDGNPSNDFLLPNGNITTDKIAFGKAWKVAVSGVQCEDDCQGSQCPDCSPSLRAVFERPAYCGLLSDPLGPFAPCHAVVDPSAYLRDCVFDVCISGGSSTVACQSVAAYAFKCQTAGVALKSWRTDSFCPLSCPAHSHYELCADACSAACPGLTDIIKCSSNCTEGCTCDPGYMFNGHDCVQYLQCGCYEDGRTYELGEVVFQAQCQQKCMCDPVMGFLCETHTCSNGTHCMVRNGVEACFHTDPCVDARCREKEICRVTGDRAVCVPLYSTTCWAWGDPHYITFDGFNFDFQGTCRYTLSKTCGLLDGLEPFSVTESNDKRGNNLVSVVREVEVEVYGITVIIQKYQWGQIMVNGERLYLPLVLLGGRVRVKQVGSSAIMETDFGLRVSYNWNSLLYLQLPSSYYNRVCGLCGNYNGSRNDELRDPVGVPQATVAQWTSSWKSNKSEANCSDGCERDCPMFSADQQKLYNTDAYCGALTSTSLDVFTPCHAKVDPAVFQQSCVYDLYFNNGNPMLLCDALEAYVSRCRLEGIVITGWREKFNCPMRCQPHSHYEACASPCNSTCPSMQLQPNCTGVCVEACVCDPGFFLSGSTCLPADQCGCFYEGRYYQQGQSFWADEKCRRRCVCDSTLGVVVCREDSCSAKEICAVVDGVRMCVASSSATCEVFGDPHYRTFDGQLYDFQGSCMYQLVALCSNRTDLVPFNVTVQNEHRGSSAVSLTRTVMVSVFGVKIIMTREHPYQILFGGLLTDLPLEMRDMLVVYRSGITVVLETVFGLQVTFDWIGRLQVSLPSVYGGAVCGLCGNYNGSSQDDFTMPNGTIAPNDMALGQSWQVGSTPDCSSALCQNTQCFNCSGTQKEDAQRNCSIITDQTGPFKECHAMVDPRPYAANCVFDTCQYQGRQSVLCDSIAVYVSACQSKGVAVRPWRNGTFCSLSCPANSQYSLCAPGCVETCASLSSTCRRPCAEGCRCDPGFVFSGQTCVPLAECGCFYGGRYYKKRQVFYTDVQCQTRCECIENGAVVCQKSSCGLGEMCGVIDGVLGCHPNGYSSCLVTGDPHYTSFDGRMFDFQGVCVYTLAKVCTNAGEKLVYFSVETENESVGWASAVKAVTVSVYNFTIKIRQDESGEWRMRVNSEIINLPTALDGRILLTRLGFGVRLQTDFGLQVFYTTNHAEIKVPSTYNNSMCGLCGNYNGNPADDFLLPSGNQTTSVDAFGQAWMLAPPGVPCGGCEGICPKYEAAKAALYRGNDSCGLISLPAGPFSSCHKQVDPLAYVNNCLFDMFIMDGSLTALCQSIQAYASICQRAGLYIQAWRNSSFCPARCPANSHYSLCSDNCVNTCASLTWLGSRCPKACLEGCQCDEGFVWDGDACVPLKDCGCVHDGKYLKTGEVLVSKGCDVRCMCLPGGVLQCENQVCSRGEVCDVRDGRRGCHPELGRCEVYPNALLQSFDGAQGMVDQPGAFQMAFLCDDRSPEWFRVVADVRLYAKTAVASVANVYVFLQGTFITVNSQKHSWVNGKKVSYPSAPAKEVLIEYTGESVVIERASSVRVEYSNTQQLTLTISDGLAGKMCGACGNFNRNLTDDMVTASGRNSSMLPGVVASWQADDFSRCGL